The following proteins come from a genomic window of Bradyrhizobium paxllaeri:
- a CDS encoding recombinase family protein — protein sequence MANALVIHKDRFPQSQRNLRAAQYVRMSTEFQQYSIENQAVVIGAYAQLHNLSIVRTYRDEGESGLTIKNRMGLAQLVNDVQAGNAEFGTILVYDVSRWGRFQDVDESAYYEFICKQAGTKVAYCAEQFQNDGSLISQILKNIKRVMAAEYSRELSAKVYAGQSRFAKLGFKMGGKVAYGLERVVVDEHSQPKGILKAGERKYLSTEHVRLRPGSPAEVATVNWIFQEFLRGTTEKRIARELNLRRVPTNHGRPWKRTFVTDLLRNEVYIGNLIYNRVGQKLGSKKYANPEKLWIRTEGCVEPIIDRDVFLRVRTIMQERRVDISEDEMLARLRRVLMKRGKLSMPIIDKTVGLPCSRTYLKHFGSLKNVYRLLGYTGSRWWDAMEIHRRWTALNAGNAELLREKFEKLGYTATFGYGMPASERGWQYLL from the coding sequence ATGGCGAACGCTCTTGTAATCCACAAGGATCGTTTTCCCCAGTCACAGAGGAACCTTCGCGCGGCACAATACGTACGTATGTCCACAGAGTTTCAGCAATACTCAATCGAAAATCAGGCGGTGGTGATCGGTGCTTACGCGCAATTGCACAATCTCTCAATCGTCCGCACGTATCGAGACGAAGGCGAGAGCGGCCTCACAATCAAAAACAGAATGGGTCTCGCCCAACTGGTAAATGACGTCCAAGCTGGCAATGCCGAGTTTGGTACCATTCTCGTTTATGACGTCAGCCGCTGGGGGCGGTTTCAGGATGTTGATGAGAGCGCCTACTATGAGTTCATCTGCAAACAAGCCGGCACCAAAGTTGCGTATTGCGCGGAACAGTTCCAAAACGACGGTAGCCTAATTTCGCAGATCCTCAAAAACATAAAAAGAGTGATGGCTGCGGAATACAGTCGAGAACTTTCCGCGAAGGTTTATGCCGGACAGTCTCGCTTTGCGAAGCTTGGGTTCAAAATGGGCGGCAAGGTTGCCTATGGCTTAGAGCGAGTTGTAGTAGACGAGCATTCTCAGCCGAAAGGCATTCTGAAGGCCGGAGAGCGTAAGTATCTAAGCACGGAGCATGTGAGGCTCCGTCCTGGATCGCCCGCTGAAGTCGCTACTGTGAATTGGATTTTTCAGGAGTTTCTTCGGGGTACCACAGAGAAGAGAATTGCGCGGGAACTCAATCTCAGGCGTGTGCCGACAAATCATGGACGGCCGTGGAAACGAACCTTTGTCACCGACCTTCTGAGAAACGAGGTTTATATCGGAAATCTCATCTACAACCGGGTAGGTCAGAAGCTTGGAAGCAAAAAATACGCAAACCCAGAAAAGCTCTGGATCAGAACAGAGGGCTGCGTCGAACCTATCATCGACCGAGATGTTTTTCTGCGTGTGAGAACAATCATGCAGGAGCGTCGCGTCGACATCTCCGAGGACGAGATGTTGGCCCGTCTGCGTCGGGTTTTGATGAAGAGAGGGAAACTCTCCATGCCCATCATCGACAAGACAGTTGGTCTGCCTTGTTCGCGTACATACTTGAAGCACTTTGGCAGTCTTAAGAATGTTTACCGCTTGCTCGGATACACCGGTAGCCGTTGGTGGGATGCCATGGAAATTCACAGGCGTTGGACCGCCTTGAACGCCGGAAATGCTGAGCTTCTCCGCGAGAAATTTGAAAAGTTGGGATACACGGCAACTTTTGGCTATGGAATGCCTGCGAGTGAAAGGGGTTGGCAATATCTGCTTTAG
- a CDS encoding phage tail tape measure protein, with protein MSEHLNVRTTLSARDHASPVIAKLLSSVKELEKVTKRLNASFGDAGRTGMEAMAGFDRTVRAASAQLKGMENITRSAARNYSTDWTRANAKRLSDARHMYQTLERLEAGYHRQIERRMAAERLSSGAGRSSGSMGRLPAPRIRSMVIGGSIAGAGIGSALKKRAETQAAEVRASMFGDLTKGEVESLRKNFADRAGIKYGVGTTKVIDTAVEGLKAGISKQFAGEFSDLALKAQAGLDVNPQEVGKLLGRLSTQMPWSKDRFSKILNSVAVANNSTAADGNEIIEAMRRSLSALVTTKMTPEQLAALDAIQISLGTQPFKSGTFISFLTSQVAGADSAHGQQGSDLASAANALGFGGRGAMAKAMRDRPMEAIQQILDMLAKMPEKLRTKVAKQIGGREWMDELLTMVLGRDKLKDVLKDIEKKPGFLDSTALQKIRSMQGRWASIVAALGLVWEKVGAGFENWFNQISDSIIRLADSFNFDTIRQHVDALVDGLREGFGLKDWGDTVKSLADTFDVGTVAKWRDFGKGFAEGIREFASGLKTAFSVFGFLTGKNPANAQEMGNLVAQLSGLAVALAVLAPTISVLAALSLGLTGLGTALGFIGSIPAAVALLSMFAARNQTIGVADDKIRGTDPNTGRRESYKDWQDRIETRKRLRNYKPSGDPLFQPTNYTGSTDFSGRRRNSDLSENFNKFAGKIERVAFMSSGGGIQHAAIGGGSGRDLDGSGGGLGARRFIGDVPGLLKSVPGQKLPSFGIGSNGIIRRENIPSFSGGGGSVASGGSGVGGGIVHPKNIPSFNGGGGSAADNAGAGLSGNTFLAARRARFKEELDANPELKKQLAAVIDLENPGAGTAVAESLMNRMDMNGGSVQSALRLHNRRKSFYGPVRKGLDIARLRELERNPARMAARMQNIDEALAGSNLIKGHTDQGSAGDPNYVAGGTGVNINRERFNDWGAGKWGKLRGHAASRAYREWSQRNVESAGGAPVVSNVPSPADTIKNVPPAVAPGIGAGDARLTPGGNVAIHINGSSHDPEALATLVQRRIDESMNWRTHDTASEYT; from the coding sequence ATGTCTGAACACTTGAACGTCCGCACCACACTATCGGCCAGGGATCACGCATCGCCGGTCATTGCGAAGCTTCTCTCCAGCGTCAAGGAACTAGAAAAGGTTACCAAGCGCCTCAATGCTTCCTTCGGCGATGCCGGTCGCACCGGTATGGAAGCGATGGCCGGTTTCGACCGCACCGTCCGCGCTGCCAGCGCGCAACTGAAGGGTATGGAGAACATTACCCGGTCCGCTGCCCGCAACTACTCGACCGATTGGACCCGAGCCAATGCCAAGCGCTTGAGCGACGCGCGCCATATGTATCAGACCCTTGAACGATTGGAGGCTGGTTATCATCGCCAGATTGAGCGCCGTATGGCCGCAGAACGTCTGTCATCCGGTGCCGGCAGATCATCCGGAAGTATGGGCCGGCTGCCCGCGCCGCGTATCCGATCGATGGTTATTGGCGGTTCTATTGCGGGTGCCGGTATCGGGAGCGCCCTCAAAAAGAGGGCTGAGACTCAGGCCGCTGAAGTCCGCGCGTCCATGTTCGGTGATCTGACCAAGGGAGAGGTTGAATCACTTCGCAAAAACTTCGCTGACCGCGCTGGGATCAAGTATGGCGTCGGCACAACCAAGGTCATTGACACGGCGGTGGAAGGATTGAAGGCAGGTATCAGCAAACAATTCGCTGGCGAGTTCTCTGACCTTGCACTGAAGGCGCAGGCCGGTCTCGACGTTAACCCGCAAGAAGTCGGCAAATTGTTGGGCCGTCTTTCGACTCAGATGCCGTGGAGCAAAGACCGCTTCAGCAAAATCCTAAACTCGGTCGCCGTAGCAAACAACTCCACCGCAGCGGACGGAAATGAAATCATTGAAGCGATGCGGCGCAGTCTGTCGGCGCTCGTAACAACCAAGATGACGCCGGAGCAACTGGCGGCTCTCGATGCAATACAGATCAGTCTAGGAACGCAGCCCTTCAAATCGGGCACATTTATTTCGTTCCTGACCTCGCAGGTTGCCGGTGCAGATTCCGCCCATGGTCAGCAAGGTAGCGACCTCGCATCTGCCGCGAATGCCCTTGGCTTTGGTGGCCGTGGCGCCATGGCGAAAGCCATGAGAGATCGGCCGATGGAAGCCATTCAACAGATCCTCGATATGCTCGCCAAAATGCCGGAGAAGCTTCGGACGAAAGTCGCGAAACAGATCGGCGGACGCGAATGGATGGACGAATTGTTGACCATGGTTCTCGGCCGCGACAAATTGAAAGATGTTCTGAAGGACATCGAAAAGAAGCCGGGCTTTCTGGACAGCACCGCCCTGCAGAAAATTCGTTCGATGCAAGGCCGATGGGCCTCTATCGTCGCCGCATTAGGTCTCGTTTGGGAAAAGGTTGGTGCCGGTTTCGAAAACTGGTTCAATCAGATTTCCGATAGCATCATTCGCCTTGCGGACTCCTTCAACTTCGACACGATAAGACAGCACGTTGATGCGCTTGTCGATGGACTGCGTGAAGGATTTGGGCTCAAGGATTGGGGCGATACGGTCAAGTCCCTTGCCGACACCTTCGATGTAGGCACCGTCGCGAAGTGGCGGGATTTCGGGAAGGGATTCGCGGAAGGCATCCGGGAGTTCGCAAGTGGACTGAAAACAGCGTTTTCGGTGTTCGGCTTCCTTACGGGGAAAAATCCAGCGAACGCGCAGGAGATGGGTAACCTCGTTGCGCAGTTGAGCGGCCTTGCCGTCGCTCTCGCTGTATTGGCGCCAACCATCTCCGTTCTCGCGGCCCTCAGCCTGGGCCTGACCGGTCTCGGCACCGCGCTTGGCTTTATCGGGAGCATCCCCGCCGCTGTTGCGCTTCTCAGCATGTTCGCTGCCAGGAATCAGACTATCGGTGTTGCGGATGATAAAATCCGCGGGACGGACCCCAATACAGGCAGGCGCGAGTCATACAAGGATTGGCAAGATCGCATCGAAACAAGGAAGCGCCTCCGGAACTACAAGCCGTCCGGTGATCCACTGTTCCAGCCAACGAACTATACCGGATCAACTGATTTCTCCGGCCGTCGCCGCAACTCTGACCTTTCCGAGAACTTCAACAAGTTCGCCGGCAAAATTGAGCGCGTGGCGTTCATGTCAAGCGGTGGTGGCATCCAGCACGCTGCAATTGGTGGCGGATCGGGCCGGGACCTAGACGGCTCCGGTGGTGGTCTCGGTGCTCGCAGATTCATCGGCGACGTTCCGGGCCTCTTGAAGAGTGTGCCGGGTCAAAAGCTTCCGTCCTTTGGCATCGGATCGAATGGCATCATCCGCCGAGAGAACATTCCGTCCTTTTCGGGCGGCGGTGGAAGCGTCGCTTCTGGTGGTTCTGGTGTTGGCGGAGGTATCGTCCATCCTAAGAACATCCCGTCGTTCAACGGTGGTGGCGGTTCAGCGGCTGACAATGCCGGCGCGGGGCTGTCTGGAAACACCTTTCTTGCGGCCCGACGCGCTCGATTCAAAGAGGAACTGGATGCCAATCCGGAGCTAAAGAAACAGCTTGCTGCTGTTATCGACCTCGAAAATCCGGGTGCAGGTACGGCCGTGGCCGAAAGCTTGATGAACCGCATGGACATGAATGGGGGTTCGGTTCAGAGCGCTCTCCGTTTGCACAACCGGAGAAAGAGTTTCTACGGACCGGTCCGCAAAGGTCTCGATATCGCGAGGCTGCGTGAGCTGGAGCGCAATCCGGCGCGAATGGCGGCCCGTATGCAAAACATCGATGAGGCTCTCGCAGGGAGCAACCTGATCAAGGGTCACACCGATCAGGGTAGCGCGGGCGACCCGAACTACGTCGCTGGTGGAACGGGCGTCAACATCAACCGTGAACGGTTTAACGACTGGGGCGCGGGCAAGTGGGGAAAACTCCGGGGCCACGCCGCCTCCCGGGCTTACCGGGAATGGTCGCAAAGGAATGTGGAGTCGGCGGGCGGTGCGCCCGTTGTCAGCAACGTTCCGTCACCTGCGGACACCATTAAGAACGTGCCGCCGGCAGTCGCGCCGGGAATCGGTGCTGGCGATGCCCGTCTGACCCCAGGGGGCAACGTTGCCATCCACATCAATGGCAGCAGTCACGATCCGGAAGCACTGGCAACGCTGGTGCAGCGTCGGATCGATGAGTCGATGAACTGGCGCACCCACGATACCGCGTCCGAGTACACCTAA
- a CDS encoding recombinase family protein — translation MFVRAYLRASTSEQDATRAREQLRTFAAERGLTIAAWYVENESGAKLSRPELFRLLADACPGDILLVEQVDRLSRLTASDWERLKAELTARRVRVVALDLPTSWMMATSSADEFTGRMFEAINGMLLDVLAAVARKDYDDRRRRQAQGQAKAKVEGKYKGRPEDTKRNGEIANMLRAGMSWTSIANATDCSRATIAKIAKRTKSAQPAA, via the coding sequence ATGTTCGTTCGTGCTTATCTCAGGGCTTCCACATCCGAACAGGACGCAACCCGCGCCCGGGAGCAGTTGCGGACGTTCGCCGCAGAACGTGGTCTGACGATCGCGGCTTGGTACGTCGAAAACGAGAGCGGCGCGAAGCTCTCTCGACCCGAACTGTTCCGGCTGCTCGCTGATGCGTGTCCTGGTGACATCCTCCTGGTTGAGCAGGTCGATCGCTTGTCGCGCTTGACTGCCTCCGATTGGGAACGGCTGAAAGCTGAACTAACCGCCCGCCGTGTGCGCGTCGTGGCCTTGGACCTTCCCACCTCGTGGATGATGGCCACCAGCTCCGCCGATGAGTTCACCGGGCGCATGTTCGAAGCCATCAACGGCATGCTGTTGGACGTGCTTGCCGCTGTCGCCCGCAAGGATTACGACGATCGCCGACGCAGGCAGGCCCAGGGGCAAGCCAAGGCAAAGGTGGAAGGCAAATACAAGGGAAGGCCGGAAGATACCAAGCGCAATGGCGAGATCGCCAACATGCTCAGGGCCGGCATGTCGTGGACTTCAATCGCGAACGCTACCGATTGTAGCCGGGCAACAATCGCCAAGATCGCCAAACGGACGAAGAGTGCCCAGCCAGCGGCTTAA
- a CDS encoding ribbon-helix-helix domain-containing protein produces the protein MSRLFYDPNTKRPYVGLRLPVEQLAALDEARIKLRQSRSEFTRRAIAEHLQRIQTVAN, from the coding sequence ATGAGCCGTCTCTTCTACGACCCCAACACCAAACGTCCTTACGTCGGCCTCCGGCTGCCAGTCGAACAACTGGCCGCACTGGACGAGGCGCGGATCAAATTGCGTCAGAGCAGGTCGGAGTTCACGCGGCGGGCCATCGCCGAGCATCTGCAACGGATTCAGACCGTCGCGAACTAA
- a CDS encoding class I SAM-dependent DNA methyltransferase, producing MTPDEFIRKWKNVELNERAAAQSHFLNLCQMLDEPAPTDVDPKGERYAFERGATKTTGGEGWADVWKRDHFGWEYKGKRKDLRAAFAQLQQYALALENPPLLVVCDMDRFEIHTNWTNSVSIVHAFTLDDLRDPDIRQKLKWVFSDPERLKPGKTRQTLTEEAAAEFAALAQRLRDRGHDPTVVAHFVNRLVFCMFAEDAELLPNKMFLRMLQAARSEPSRFRRHASTLFTAMKDGGLVGFEQIEWFNGGLFDDGESLDLEADDIAICLRAAELDWSEIDPSIFGTLFVRGLDPNKRSETGSEYTDREKIIMIIEPVITKPLLNEWERVRSGINSYLDPAQRKVESELENASSFPELEEEIRAVRSHLSARPQLELFEALPKQRRVRNLDAVRAGLRSADKALLDAQVQAEGELKAFQARLRTLRVLDPACGSGNFLYLALVELKNIERRVAVEAELLGFPRSFPSIGPEALLGIEINPYAAELARVSVWIGEIQWMRRNGFNVGRQPILRPLTNIECRDAIITDERQHAPWPDADVIIGNPPYLGAKLMKRRLGVAQTEAIRALYEGRLPGFTDLVCYWFERARELIERGVVQRAGLVATNSIRKNTNLPVMQRIAATTRIYEAWNEEQWTVDGAAVDVSLICFGSADGLETQLNGVQVNSINPDLTSGLNLTLARPLRENKNGAYLGIQKSGPFDVSGEIARAWMREPTNPNGRTNAEVLKPYWNGDDLTGRPRDVWFIDFPLGLSRAEVSLFTKPFRHVETTLDEDGKTVQQLREDLGERAGPRWWEPHWPRPGMRKKIEALPRYIVTPETAQYRLFVWLSYPVLPDKNLIVIPREDDLMFGLLHSRFHELWALRKGSDLEDRPRYTHTTTFATFPFPAGMTPTVPVEEARAHLAAEPIETAARRLNELRSAWLYPENRINRTPEVVPGFPDRLLPNGPEAERELSARTLTALYNERPTWLVEAHLALDAAVAAAYTWPADISDDEALARLFVLNQERAAGVGPLVMADEMQD from the coding sequence TTGACGCCCGATGAATTTATCCGAAAGTGGAAGAACGTCGAACTGAACGAGCGGGCGGCGGCTCAATCCCATTTTCTCAATCTCTGCCAGATGCTGGACGAGCCGGCGCCGACCGATGTCGATCCGAAAGGCGAGCGGTACGCCTTTGAGCGCGGCGCGACCAAGACGACTGGCGGCGAAGGTTGGGCTGATGTCTGGAAGCGGGACCACTTTGGCTGGGAGTACAAGGGCAAGCGGAAGGACCTTAGAGCGGCTTTCGCCCAACTGCAGCAATATGCCCTGGCTCTCGAAAATCCGCCGCTGCTGGTTGTCTGCGACATGGACCGGTTTGAAATTCATACCAACTGGACCAACAGCGTCTCTATCGTTCACGCCTTCACGCTTGACGATTTGCGTGATCCCGATATTCGTCAGAAGTTGAAATGGGTCTTTTCCGATCCGGAACGACTCAAGCCGGGTAAGACAAGACAGACACTGACCGAAGAAGCGGCCGCGGAATTTGCTGCGCTCGCCCAGAGGCTGCGTGACCGCGGCCACGATCCCACGGTCGTGGCGCACTTCGTGAACCGGCTCGTGTTCTGCATGTTCGCAGAGGACGCAGAACTGCTGCCGAACAAGATGTTCTTGCGGATGTTGCAGGCCGCCAGGAGCGAGCCCTCGAGATTCCGCCGCCATGCTTCCACGCTGTTCACCGCGATGAAGGACGGCGGATTGGTCGGATTTGAACAGATTGAATGGTTCAATGGCGGTCTGTTCGATGATGGCGAGAGCCTCGATCTGGAAGCCGACGACATTGCGATTTGCCTGCGTGCCGCCGAACTCGATTGGAGTGAGATTGATCCTTCGATTTTCGGGACATTGTTTGTGCGCGGGCTAGACCCGAACAAGCGCTCCGAAACTGGATCAGAATACACTGATCGCGAAAAGATAATCATGATCATCGAGCCGGTGATCACAAAGCCGCTCTTGAATGAATGGGAAAGAGTCCGATCAGGAATTAACAGCTATCTCGATCCCGCTCAGCGCAAGGTTGAGAGCGAACTTGAGAATGCCTCCTCCTTTCCAGAACTGGAGGAAGAAATTCGCGCCGTTAGATCGCATCTTTCCGCACGGCCGCAACTCGAACTGTTTGAAGCCCTCCCGAAGCAGCGCAGGGTTCGGAACCTCGATGCTGTTCGGGCAGGTTTGCGATCGGCGGACAAGGCACTGCTCGACGCTCAGGTTCAAGCGGAAGGCGAGTTGAAGGCTTTTCAGGCCAGACTGCGGACATTGCGCGTGCTGGACCCTGCGTGTGGATCGGGAAATTTTCTTTATCTCGCGCTTGTCGAACTCAAAAATATAGAGCGACGGGTCGCAGTCGAGGCGGAATTGCTGGGCTTTCCCCGTAGTTTTCCCTCGATCGGCCCCGAAGCCCTGCTTGGCATAGAGATCAATCCATATGCGGCCGAACTCGCGCGGGTTTCTGTCTGGATCGGGGAAATTCAGTGGATGCGGCGCAACGGCTTCAACGTCGGCCGCCAACCTATCTTGCGTCCGCTTACCAACATCGAATGCCGCGATGCGATCATCACAGACGAGAGACAGCACGCGCCCTGGCCCGATGCGGACGTTATCATTGGCAACCCTCCATACTTGGGCGCCAAACTCATGAAGCGCCGCTTGGGCGTAGCGCAAACGGAGGCAATCCGCGCGTTGTACGAGGGGCGGCTGCCGGGCTTTACCGACCTTGTTTGCTATTGGTTTGAACGGGCTCGCGAGCTTATCGAGAGAGGCGTGGTCCAGCGCGCGGGTCTCGTTGCTACCAACTCGATCAGAAAGAATACCAATCTGCCAGTGATGCAGCGCATCGCTGCGACCACCCGGATTTATGAGGCATGGAATGAAGAGCAATGGACGGTCGACGGCGCGGCGGTTGACGTTTCGCTGATCTGCTTTGGTAGCGCGGACGGCCTTGAGACCCAACTGAATGGCGTTCAAGTTAATTCGATTAATCCGGACCTGACCTCGGGGCTCAATCTAACGCTGGCAAGGCCGCTACGTGAAAACAAGAATGGGGCCTATCTTGGCATACAGAAGAGTGGTCCATTCGACGTGTCTGGGGAGATCGCGCGCGCTTGGATGCGAGAACCGACCAACCCAAACGGCCGAACAAATGCTGAGGTGCTGAAGCCATATTGGAATGGCGATGACCTAACTGGCCGGCCTCGTGACGTTTGGTTCATCGATTTTCCGTTGGGCCTCTCAAGGGCTGAAGTCTCTCTGTTCACCAAGCCGTTTCGTCATGTCGAAACTACTCTGGATGAAGACGGAAAGACCGTACAACAATTGAGAGAGGATCTTGGCGAGAGAGCCGGGCCGCGCTGGTGGGAGCCGCATTGGCCCCGTCCCGGGATGCGCAAAAAGATCGAAGCGCTGCCGCGATACATCGTCACGCCAGAAACGGCGCAATACCGACTCTTTGTGTGGCTATCCTATCCGGTGCTGCCCGACAAGAATCTCATCGTCATCCCGCGAGAAGACGACCTCATGTTCGGTCTCTTGCACAGTCGCTTTCACGAACTCTGGGCGCTCCGAAAGGGTTCCGATCTCGAAGATCGGCCGCGGTACACGCATACGACCACGTTTGCCACTTTTCCTTTTCCGGCCGGAATGACGCCTACCGTGCCCGTCGAGGAGGCAAGAGCGCACCTCGCTGCCGAGCCCATTGAGACCGCCGCACGTCGATTGAATGAACTTCGCAGTGCTTGGCTCTACCCTGAAAATCGCATCAATCGAACTCCCGAGGTCGTGCCCGGCTTTCCAGACCGGCTATTGCCCAACGGCCCAGAGGCGGAGCGCGAATTGTCCGCACGAACGTTGACCGCTCTCTACAATGAACGGCCGACATGGTTGGTAGAAGCGCATCTAGCGCTTGATGCTGCGGTGGCTGCCGCATACACATGGCCGGCCGACATCTCAGATGACGAAGCCCTTGCGCGGCTGTTCGTGTTGAATCAAGAGAGAGCCGCCGGTGTGGGCCCACTCGTGATGGCAGACGAAATGCAGGATTGA
- a CDS encoding Panacea domain-containing protein, whose product MGVAMPYDGRAVANFVLDKCAERGAEVSNLSLQKIVYFCHVWSLIELKSPLVAHRFEAWEYGPVLPYLYREFKSFDRSPIRERARRINPLTGRSEVVQYEFDNATTDVLKKVVEFYSRLRPSDLVELTHAVGGPWYTVWNHSGAINPGMKISDEQIVGFYSKRVPKFILQ is encoded by the coding sequence ATGGGCGTAGCAATGCCGTACGATGGACGAGCAGTCGCAAACTTTGTGCTCGACAAATGCGCCGAACGCGGAGCGGAAGTTTCGAACCTATCCTTGCAAAAAATCGTCTACTTCTGCCACGTCTGGTCGCTGATTGAGTTGAAATCCCCGCTAGTTGCGCACCGATTCGAAGCTTGGGAATACGGCCCCGTCCTTCCTTATCTGTACCGCGAATTTAAGAGCTTTGATCGATCGCCGATTCGCGAGCGTGCAAGGCGAATCAATCCGCTGACCGGTCGAAGCGAAGTTGTGCAATATGAATTTGATAATGCCACGACAGATGTACTCAAAAAAGTTGTTGAGTTCTATTCGCGACTCCGGCCGAGTGACCTAGTTGAGCTTACACATGCGGTAGGCGGGCCGTGGTACACTGTGTGGAATCACTCAGGGGCAATTAACCCCGGCATGAAGATCAGCGACGAACAAATCGTAGGTTTCTACTCCAAGCGCGTGCCAAAATTCATTTTGCAATGA
- a CDS encoding GTP pyrophosphokinase translates to MTNLRATYQERFGVLEELAKRLEKQLNEYLQGEKRVDRIAARPKSIDRFLQKAEAMVDGHPKYDDPLNQIQDQLGARVITFYLSDIDRIVEVIKKYYRPIETKVLVPDHEWKFGYFGRHFILLLPSDVIDRSWPREHVPDFFELQIRTLFQHAWSEANHDLGYKPGATPLKPESERKLAYTAAQAWGADQMFEELFLSQEAPAAIDGVGSDVGLGNGA, encoded by the coding sequence GTGACGAATCTAAGGGCAACATATCAGGAGCGATTTGGAGTTCTGGAGGAACTAGCAAAGCGCCTTGAGAAGCAACTCAATGAATATCTTCAGGGCGAGAAGCGAGTCGATCGCATCGCGGCGCGACCGAAATCGATAGATCGCTTCCTGCAAAAAGCTGAGGCGATGGTCGATGGACATCCGAAGTACGATGACCCGCTCAATCAGATTCAGGACCAACTCGGCGCGCGGGTCATTACATTCTACCTTTCGGACATAGATCGAATTGTTGAGGTCATTAAGAAATACTATCGGCCCATCGAAACTAAGGTTCTTGTTCCGGACCATGAGTGGAAGTTCGGTTACTTTGGTCGACACTTCATTTTGTTGCTTCCGTCAGACGTCATCGACAGAAGTTGGCCGCGGGAGCACGTTCCGGATTTCTTCGAGTTGCAAATCCGCACGCTCTTTCAACACGCTTGGTCAGAAGCAAACCACGACCTGGGTTACAAGCCGGGCGCAACGCCGCTGAAGCCCGAGTCGGAGCGGAAACTTGCCTACACGGCGGCCCAAGCGTGGGGCGCCGATCAGATGTTTGAGGAGCTTTTCCTATCTCAAGAGGCGCCGGCCGCCATAGACGGAGTAGGCTCCGACGTCGGCTTGGGTAACGGGGCTTAG